In a genomic window of Sardina pilchardus chromosome 20, fSarPil1.1, whole genome shotgun sequence:
- the cdan1 gene encoding codanin-1 isoform X2, producing the protein MHFSLSGTLPVEMHGFLLAAVENLVPNVFLELFFVLQLLTCRSPPAPEADRDSLCASGQDMLERGYFRDVHNCVYFAVKVLENQFELVSHLDKGTLRLLAENERVGLFAPALRDRLALAQDNSTAKVSPSLPAFIHSVPFQPATDNRSNFSCDKAFHIFKKQRDIFYELLRDWEDFHKEPGWDFEAALGSRVRMMVSQLTAAGNHAHFARLFQKQLVQMCKEPGVRGSFGEAPDADVLSILGADGLSRLKRLQERLIQPQGFMGPCPPPSFPGYQEFFRDFLQTASCCQLNQHLKDSMCQELLLLDEVSILGSPAGGSGGEEEGDGDMDQQDEKQRFSSVLLVARLLAKFLGFISFLPYHTSDPPSKEIQQAAIALRSKSSPVLDVCAVLRSCVRRRRLVLTVPWLVEFLSMMDYTGPYLPCFRAALGLLLHLYRRVLLGRGAEMCYLNQLLLVAVLGWLFQIPVFPEDLVFSEELDFSEETLAGSQGLDTLPLVEQQLLYTCCPFLGEFRKLLAAFVAGSSAKSGGLIRKITPTSADAEPRDQPTTRSQQKLQMELEQAFFHNQPPSLKRTVDFVAERVSSNCVKHIKATLVAELVKGGERTLREALALESANVAKLNDAICTQLCDKGKQAHERATRFCSEKGPEAIRVLLPEETSPAVLSTSESITTRLATEKACTWLSSNITALIKREWKVVFDRVLKTLPSPPTPSADMLAAPQTQTPTDAQKVGGGPASGPTDCPSECTHQAPRASNVITEIKEVLSIAVGPRAEDEVLTIQQLQALLNRARDTLECRKFLSVVPEQMLVRSTVMLACRLVSGELPLFSPMDRAGLRALLEQLASLWGSSPLPSIPLHLLFTSSNLTAVLNNADNCHHFRVLVQLLLEKGLLGKEDVVSHWRSLLELSWTMESIEKIQELSISSVPPTPVSLPRHRDVLQISQ; encoded by the exons ATGCATTTCAG CCTGAGTGGGACTTTACCGGTTGAGATGCATGGTTTTTTGCTTGCCGCTGTAGAGAACCTTGTGCCTAATGTGTTCCTGGAGCTGTTCTTcgtgctgcagctgctgacGTGCCGCAGCCCTCCGGCTCCAGAGGCGGACAGGGACAGTCTTTGTGCCAGTGGCCAAG ACATGCTGGAGAGGGGCTACTTCAGAGATGTGCACAACTGTGTGTATTTTGCTGTCAAAGTTCTAGAGAATCAGTTTGA GTTGGTGTCTCACCTGGACAAGGGCACACTGCGTCTGCTGGCAGAGAATGAGAGGGTGGGCTTGTTCGCTCCTGCGCTGAGAGATCGGCTGGCCCTGGCACAGGACAACAGCACGGCCAAG GTCTCCCCCTCGCTACCCGCCTTCATCCACTCGGTGCCATTCCAGCCGGCCACAGACAACCGCTCCAACTTCAGCTGTGACAAAGCCTTCCACATATTCAAGAAGCAAAG GGATATCTTTTATGAGCTGCTGAGAGACTGGGAGGATTTCCATAAGGAGCCTGGCTGGGACTTTGAGGCAGCTCTGGGCAGCCGAGTCCG GATGATGGTCAGTCAGCTGACGGCTGCGGGGAATCATGCCCACTTTGCTCGGCTGTTCCAGAAGCAGCTGGTTCAG ATGTGTAAAGAGCCGGGGGTGCGCGGCTCCTTTGGCGAGGCCCCGGACGCGGACGTGCTGAGCATCCTGGGAGCCGACGGCCTGAGCCGGCTGAAGCGTCTGCAGGAGCGCCTGATCCAGCCGCAGGGCTTCATGGGTCCCTGCCCCCCGCCCTCCTTCCCAGGGTACCAGGAGTTCTTCAGAGACTTCCTACAGACGGCCAGCTG TTGCCAGCTGAACCAGCACCTGAAGGACAGCATGTGCCAGGAGCTGCTGCTTCTGGACGAGGTGTCCATCCTCGGGTCGCCAGCAGGTGGCAGTGGtggggaagaggaaggagacGGGGACATGGACCAACAG gatgaGAAGCAGAGGTTCTCCTCAGTGCTCCTCGTGGCTCGTTTGCTGGCTAAGTTCCTGGGTTTCATCTCCTTCCTGCCTTACCACACCTCTGATCCTCCATCCAAAGAGATCCAGCAGGCAGCCATTGCGCTGCGTAGcaag AGCTCCCCAGTGTTGGATGTCTGCGCCGTGCTGCGCAGTTGTGTGCGCAGACGCAGGCTGGTGCTGACGGTGCCCTGGCTGGTGGAGTTCCTGTCCATGATGGACTACACCGGACCCTACCTGCCCTGCTTCAGAGCTGCCTTAGGCTTACTGCTGCACCTCTACAG GCGAGTGTTGCTGGGCAGAGGAGCTGAGATGTGTTACCTGAATCAGCTGCTACTGGTTGCAGTCCTGGGCTGGCTCTTCCAG ATCCCTGTGTTTCCAGAGGACCTCGTATTCAGCGAGGAACTGGACTTCAGCGAAGAGACCTTGGCTGGTTCCCAGGGCCTG GACACTCTCCCCCTGGTGGAGCAGCAGCTGCTCTACACCTGCTGCCCGTTCTTGG GTGAGTTCCGGAAGCTGCTAGCAGCCTTTGTGGCAGGAAGCAGTGCCAAGAGTGGGGGTCTCATACGCAAGATTACGCCCACCTCTGCGGATGCGGAGCCTAGAGACCAACCCACAACCCGCTCCCAGCAGAAACTACAG ATGGAGTTGGAGCAGGCATTCTTCCACAACCAACCTCCATCTCTGAAACGGACCGTGGACTTTGTGGCAGAGCGAGTCAGCTCCAACTGTGTCAAACACATCAA GGCCACTCTGGTGGCAGAGCTGGTGAAGGGTGGCGAGCGGACCCTGAGGGAGGCGCTGGCCTTGGAAAGTGCCAACGTGGCCAAGCTTAATGACGCCATCTGCACCCAGCTGTGTGACAAGGGCAAGCAGGCACATGAGAGGGCCACAAG gtTCTGCAGTGAGAAGGGTCCAGAGGCTATACGCGTCCTGTTGCCTGAGGAGACCTCTCCAGCA GTTCTCAGCACTTCGGAGAGCATCACGACTCGGCTGGCCACAGAAAAAGCCTGCACCTGGCTCTCCTCCAACATCACAG CGTTGATCAAGAGGGAGTGGAAGGTTGTGTTTGACCGTGTCCTGAAGACCCTTCCCAGCCCTCCGACCCCAAGCGCAGACATGTTGGCAGCGCCCCAGACTCAGACCCCCACAGACGCCCAGAAGGTTGGTGGGGGACCAGCCTCGGGACCAACAGACTGTCCCTCAGAGTGCACTCACCAAGCCCCCAGAGCCTCCAACGTCATCACAGAGATAAAG GAAGTGTTGAGCATCGCAGTGGGGCCCAGAGCCGAGGATGAGGTGCTTACCATCCAACAGCTGCAGGCTCTATTGAACCGAGCAAGAGATACTCTAGAATGCCGGAAG TTTCTGTCTGTGGTGCCGGAGCAGATGCTGGTGCGAagcacagtcatgttggccTGCAGGCTTG TATCGGGAGAGCTGCCTCTGTTCAGCCCCATGGACCGTGCTGGCCTCCGAGCCCTCCTGGAGCAGTTGGCGAGCCTGTGGGGTAGCAGCCCGCTCCCCTCCATACCGCTCCACctgctcttcacctcctccaacCTCACCGCCGTGCTCAACAACGCAGAC AATTGCCATCACTTCAGAGTCTTGGTCCAGCTGCTTTTGGAGAAAGGACTTCTGGGAAAAGAAGATGTGGTGTCACATTGGAGAAGTTTATTGGAGCTGTCTTGGACAATG GAGTCCATTGAGAAGATCCAGGAGCTGTCCATTTCCTCTGTACCCCCAACACCAGTCTCTTTACCAAGGCACAGAGATGTCCTGCAGATCTCCCAGTGA
- the cdan1 gene encoding codanin-1 isoform X1 yields the protein MRMAALLESLLLGKVQADKALLWLTYKQSSKDQPSCEPLLQVQRQEFVSFLLNFLRDQSSHTLTHGPATPAKTPVSSRSAARSARPSSERSRGGRSAGGGTGSRSTSRVQLFSPAPSVSPLGGSQWEGSAAAATTPSGGDVSGASGVSSPSFSSVWSPAARAPQSDRRSAHRSSLGDFMAVSPPEMHPQHSPSMAAGQQQHQQYHRGRRRSGGSGGGGRGGGGGGRGFQQDDPSASWERGVRRGRGGRASETVSPPTQVTLNFNNLEDFPPMGASQHASPILTKPSRRINPTPVNVERPHSRPKSCFTSTPLSTPCSPPSIPEGAVVVGSVPSLQEEREMLRREKSKLQQQTCSPLKPTPEPCTPTKQVRMDSTVAQDPQAPSPDPSKVTLTTELDLFTELYCTCISENLVPNVFLELFFVLQLLTCRSPPAPEADRDSLCASGQDMLERGYFRDVHNCVYFAVKVLENQFELVSHLDKGTLRLLAENERVGLFAPALRDRLALAQDNSTAKVSPSLPAFIHSVPFQPATDNRSNFSCDKAFHIFKKQRDIFYELLRDWEDFHKEPGWDFEAALGSRVRMMVSQLTAAGNHAHFARLFQKQLVQMCKEPGVRGSFGEAPDADVLSILGADGLSRLKRLQERLIQPQGFMGPCPPPSFPGYQEFFRDFLQTASCCQLNQHLKDSMCQELLLLDEVSILGSPAGGSGGEEEGDGDMDQQDEKQRFSSVLLVARLLAKFLGFISFLPYHTSDPPSKEIQQAAIALRSKSSPVLDVCAVLRSCVRRRRLVLTVPWLVEFLSMMDYTGPYLPCFRAALGLLLHLYRRVLLGRGAEMCYLNQLLLVAVLGWLFQIPVFPEDLVFSEELDFSEETLAGSQGLDTLPLVEQQLLYTCCPFLGEFRKLLAAFVAGSSAKSGGLIRKITPTSADAEPRDQPTTRSQQKLQMELEQAFFHNQPPSLKRTVDFVAERVSSNCVKHIKATLVAELVKGGERTLREALALESANVAKLNDAICTQLCDKGKQAHERATRFCSEKGPEAIRVLLPEETSPAVLSTSESITTRLATEKACTWLSSNITALIKREWKVVFDRVLKTLPSPPTPSADMLAAPQTQTPTDAQKVGGGPASGPTDCPSECTHQAPRASNVITEIKEVLSIAVGPRAEDEVLTIQQLQALLNRARDTLECRKFLSVVPEQMLVRSTVMLACRLVSGELPLFSPMDRAGLRALLEQLASLWGSSPLPSIPLHLLFTSSNLTAVLNNADNCHHFRVLVQLLLEKGLLGKEDVVSHWRSLLELSWTMESIEKIQELSISSVPPTPVSLPRHRDVLQISQ from the exons ATGAGAATGGCGGCTCTTTTGGAATCGCTGCTGCTTGGGAAAGTACAGGCCGATAAGGCCCTACTTTGGCTTACATACAAGCAG AGCTCAAAAGACCAGCCATCATGTGAACCATTACTGCAGGTGCAGCGGCAGGAGTTTGTGTCTTTCCTGCTGAACTTCTTAAGAGATCAGAGCAGCCACACCCTCACCCATGGCCCCGCCACACCTGCCAAGACGCCCGTCAGCTCACGGTCAGCCGCTCGCTCTGCGCGTCCGTCCAGTGAGCGCAGCAGGGGCGGCCGCTCCGCCGGGGGTGGCACCGGCTCGCGCAGCACCAGTCGCGTCCAGCTCTTCTCACCCGCCCCCTCGGTGTCGCCGCTCGGGGGGAGCCAGTGGGAAGGCTCGGCGGCTGCGGCCACCACCCCGAGTGGAGGTGACGTCAGTGGGGCGAGCGGCGTCAGCAGCCCTTCCTTCAGCTCGGTGTGGAGCCCTGCGGCGCGGGCTCCGCAGTCGGACCGCCGCTCAGCGCATCGCTCCAGCCTGGGAGACTTCATGGCCGTATCGCCGCCCGAGATGCACCcacagcacagcccctccatggcagcagggcagcagcagcaccagcagtatCACCGTGGGCGCAGGCGCAGCGGGGGGTCTGGAGGTGGGGGcaggggcggaggaggaggcggccgcGGTTTCCAGCAGGACGACCCCTCGGCGTCCTGGGAGAGGGGCgttaggagagggaggggagggagagccaGTGAGACAGTGTCACCGCCCACGCAAGTGACGCTCAACTTCAACAACTTGGAGGATTTCCCTCCGATGGGGGcatcccagcatgcatcaccaAT CTTGACCAAACCTTCCCGTCGCATCAACCCCACTCCGGTGAACGTGGAGCGGCCTCACTCCCGACCCAAGAGCTGTTTCACCTCCACGCCGCTCAGCACTCCCTGcagccccccctccatccccgaGGGGGCCGTGGTGGTGGGCAGCGTGCCGagcctgcaggaggagagagagatgctgaggagagagaa GTCTAAACTTCAGCAGCAGACTTGCTCACCTCTGAAGCCCACCCCAGAACCCTGCACACCTACCAAACAGGTGCGCATGGACTCTACCGTAGCTCAGGACCCCCAGGCCCCCAGCCCTGACCCCTCGAAAGTCACCCTGACCACTGAGCTGGACCTGTTCACTGAACTCTACTGCACATGCATTTCAG AGAACCTTGTGCCTAATGTGTTCCTGGAGCTGTTCTTcgtgctgcagctgctgacGTGCCGCAGCCCTCCGGCTCCAGAGGCGGACAGGGACAGTCTTTGTGCCAGTGGCCAAG ACATGCTGGAGAGGGGCTACTTCAGAGATGTGCACAACTGTGTGTATTTTGCTGTCAAAGTTCTAGAGAATCAGTTTGA GTTGGTGTCTCACCTGGACAAGGGCACACTGCGTCTGCTGGCAGAGAATGAGAGGGTGGGCTTGTTCGCTCCTGCGCTGAGAGATCGGCTGGCCCTGGCACAGGACAACAGCACGGCCAAG GTCTCCCCCTCGCTACCCGCCTTCATCCACTCGGTGCCATTCCAGCCGGCCACAGACAACCGCTCCAACTTCAGCTGTGACAAAGCCTTCCACATATTCAAGAAGCAAAG GGATATCTTTTATGAGCTGCTGAGAGACTGGGAGGATTTCCATAAGGAGCCTGGCTGGGACTTTGAGGCAGCTCTGGGCAGCCGAGTCCG GATGATGGTCAGTCAGCTGACGGCTGCGGGGAATCATGCCCACTTTGCTCGGCTGTTCCAGAAGCAGCTGGTTCAG ATGTGTAAAGAGCCGGGGGTGCGCGGCTCCTTTGGCGAGGCCCCGGACGCGGACGTGCTGAGCATCCTGGGAGCCGACGGCCTGAGCCGGCTGAAGCGTCTGCAGGAGCGCCTGATCCAGCCGCAGGGCTTCATGGGTCCCTGCCCCCCGCCCTCCTTCCCAGGGTACCAGGAGTTCTTCAGAGACTTCCTACAGACGGCCAGCTG TTGCCAGCTGAACCAGCACCTGAAGGACAGCATGTGCCAGGAGCTGCTGCTTCTGGACGAGGTGTCCATCCTCGGGTCGCCAGCAGGTGGCAGTGGtggggaagaggaaggagacGGGGACATGGACCAACAG gatgaGAAGCAGAGGTTCTCCTCAGTGCTCCTCGTGGCTCGTTTGCTGGCTAAGTTCCTGGGTTTCATCTCCTTCCTGCCTTACCACACCTCTGATCCTCCATCCAAAGAGATCCAGCAGGCAGCCATTGCGCTGCGTAGcaag AGCTCCCCAGTGTTGGATGTCTGCGCCGTGCTGCGCAGTTGTGTGCGCAGACGCAGGCTGGTGCTGACGGTGCCCTGGCTGGTGGAGTTCCTGTCCATGATGGACTACACCGGACCCTACCTGCCCTGCTTCAGAGCTGCCTTAGGCTTACTGCTGCACCTCTACAG GCGAGTGTTGCTGGGCAGAGGAGCTGAGATGTGTTACCTGAATCAGCTGCTACTGGTTGCAGTCCTGGGCTGGCTCTTCCAG ATCCCTGTGTTTCCAGAGGACCTCGTATTCAGCGAGGAACTGGACTTCAGCGAAGAGACCTTGGCTGGTTCCCAGGGCCTG GACACTCTCCCCCTGGTGGAGCAGCAGCTGCTCTACACCTGCTGCCCGTTCTTGG GTGAGTTCCGGAAGCTGCTAGCAGCCTTTGTGGCAGGAAGCAGTGCCAAGAGTGGGGGTCTCATACGCAAGATTACGCCCACCTCTGCGGATGCGGAGCCTAGAGACCAACCCACAACCCGCTCCCAGCAGAAACTACAG ATGGAGTTGGAGCAGGCATTCTTCCACAACCAACCTCCATCTCTGAAACGGACCGTGGACTTTGTGGCAGAGCGAGTCAGCTCCAACTGTGTCAAACACATCAA GGCCACTCTGGTGGCAGAGCTGGTGAAGGGTGGCGAGCGGACCCTGAGGGAGGCGCTGGCCTTGGAAAGTGCCAACGTGGCCAAGCTTAATGACGCCATCTGCACCCAGCTGTGTGACAAGGGCAAGCAGGCACATGAGAGGGCCACAAG gtTCTGCAGTGAGAAGGGTCCAGAGGCTATACGCGTCCTGTTGCCTGAGGAGACCTCTCCAGCA GTTCTCAGCACTTCGGAGAGCATCACGACTCGGCTGGCCACAGAAAAAGCCTGCACCTGGCTCTCCTCCAACATCACAG CGTTGATCAAGAGGGAGTGGAAGGTTGTGTTTGACCGTGTCCTGAAGACCCTTCCCAGCCCTCCGACCCCAAGCGCAGACATGTTGGCAGCGCCCCAGACTCAGACCCCCACAGACGCCCAGAAGGTTGGTGGGGGACCAGCCTCGGGACCAACAGACTGTCCCTCAGAGTGCACTCACCAAGCCCCCAGAGCCTCCAACGTCATCACAGAGATAAAG GAAGTGTTGAGCATCGCAGTGGGGCCCAGAGCCGAGGATGAGGTGCTTACCATCCAACAGCTGCAGGCTCTATTGAACCGAGCAAGAGATACTCTAGAATGCCGGAAG TTTCTGTCTGTGGTGCCGGAGCAGATGCTGGTGCGAagcacagtcatgttggccTGCAGGCTTG TATCGGGAGAGCTGCCTCTGTTCAGCCCCATGGACCGTGCTGGCCTCCGAGCCCTCCTGGAGCAGTTGGCGAGCCTGTGGGGTAGCAGCCCGCTCCCCTCCATACCGCTCCACctgctcttcacctcctccaacCTCACCGCCGTGCTCAACAACGCAGAC AATTGCCATCACTTCAGAGTCTTGGTCCAGCTGCTTTTGGAGAAAGGACTTCTGGGAAAAGAAGATGTGGTGTCACATTGGAGAAGTTTATTGGAGCTGTCTTGGACAATG GAGTCCATTGAGAAGATCCAGGAGCTGTCCATTTCCTCTGTACCCCCAACACCAGTCTCTTTACCAAGGCACAGAGATGTCCTGCAGATCTCCCAGTGA